A single window of Dermacentor albipictus isolate Rhodes 1998 colony chromosome 1, USDA_Dalb.pri_finalv2, whole genome shotgun sequence DNA harbors:
- the LOC135915340 gene encoding uncharacterized protein isoform X1, whose amino-acid sequence MKQVITAVFFLSAFLFTAPAYKLPESEFTVEATFGNISSEAAEEAVLVGYILRIAASELVQDDAQDYEADEYSFRSFWAKLGKAVKKGAEKAAVFLYDLGKEVKTSVKEVVRAAADAALETAKEKASEKSVIIVTKILDEIVANTDSSDYKSNADFVKHLSKILDQVGKWFVEEGSQILRQ is encoded by the exons ATGAAGCAAGTTATCACGGCCGTCTTTTTTCTAAGCGCCTTTCTGTTCACAG CCCCTGCTTACAAGCTTCCGGAGAGTGAATTCACGGTGGAAGCCACATTTGGTAAcatctccagtgaagcagctgaGGAAGCCGTCCTAGTGGGTTACATTTTGCGCATTGCTGCAAGTGAACTTGTGCAGGATGATGCTCAAGACTACGAG GCAGACGAGTACTCGTTCCGCAGCTTCTGGGCAAAGCTAGGAAAGGCAGTTAAGAAAGGTGCCGAAAAAGCTGCTGTTTTCCTCTACGACCTAGGAAAGGAAGTAAAGACCTCCGTAAAAGAAGTCGTAAGGGCAGCTGCAGATGCGGCATTAGAGACAGCAAAAGAAAAAGCTAGCGAAAAATCCGTTATCATTGTGACAAAGATATTGGACGAGATCGTGGCCAACACAGATTCATCGGACTACAAGAGCAACGCCGACTTTGTCAAGCATTTGAGCAAAATTCTCGATCAAGTGGGAAAGTGGTTCGTCGAGGAAGGCTCACAGATTCTTCGACAGTAA